In the genome of Caulobacter flavus, the window CCAGCGCGTTCTGGACGAGGCCCTGGTCGCCCTGAAGCGTTCGGCGAAATAGAGATCAAAGATCCTCCCCTTCTGGGGACTGTTGCGAAATTCGGAACGTCGAAGAACAGACCAGAATCCGTTCGAGAACAGTTCGGAATCAAAAGGGGAAAGTCGTTCTTGTTTTACCCCATTATGCAACGATCCCCTTCTGGGGGAGGTGTCGGCGAAGCCGACGGAGGGGGGCGTGGCTGATGAGCCCGCTACCGCCTCGTAAGCTGAAAACGTCCCCCTCCGGCCCTTCGGGCCACCTCCTCCAGAGGGGGAGGACCTAGAGGCCTGCGACCGTCTCGTCGAAGGCCGCCCAGAAGCGGGCGCGGCGGTCGTCGGTCTCGATCAGGATCTCGTGGAAGGCGTCTTCGATCTCGACATAACGGCCCTTGGGGATGCGGGCGGCGATCGCCTTCTGGGCGGACGTGAGAACTCGGGTGTCGATCCCCGCCCCGACGATGGTCACCGGGATGGTGACCGCCTCGACGCCCTTCGAACGCGCCAGCCACGAGCAGGCGCTGAAGGCGAAGTCGGTCCAGCCCCAGGTGATGCCGCCCAACGCGATGTCAGGACAGGCGCGGATCTGCGCCTGGTGGCGGGCGTAGCGGGCCGCGTCGTGGGTCAGGGCGTCCTGCGGGAAGACGTGCTTGAACGGGTCGCCGACGTCGCCCAGCACGTAGTCGCCGCGCAGCGGGGTGCGGGCCGCCAGCCAGGCCAGGGCGCGGGCCATGGCGGCCGGCTTGCCGCCGGTGTTGAGGCCCAGCATCGGGGCCGACAGCACGCAGGCGGAGAAACGGGTCTCGCCGTGGGCCAGGACGAGGCTGGTCAGGCAGCCGCCCATCGAGTGTCCCAGTGCGATCCACGGCTTGGGCAGGCGGGCCTCGAAGGCCGCCAGCAGCGCCTGGTAGTCGCCGACGAAGTCATGGAAGCCGGCCGCGTGGCCCTTCAGCCGATCGGGCAGCATGCGGTGCGAGAGCCCCTGCCCCCGCCAGTCGTGCACGAGGACGACGAAGCCCCGCGCCAGGAGGTCGTAAACGACCTCGTAGTACTTCTCGATCGGTTCGCTGCGGCCGGGGCTGACGACCACCGAGCCGCGCGCCTGGCCAGGCGGAGAAAATAGAGCGGCGCGGAGGGTCGCCCCATCCGCGCCGGAAAACCATTCGGCCTGGCCGTGGTCGGGAACCGGCGCCTCGGGAATCGAGACCAGCGGCGCAGGTTCCCCCATGGCTTAGCGGAGCTTCGAGAACAGCGCCGCCATCTTGGACTGCAGCGCCATCGCCGCGCCCATGTCCGACAGCTTCAGCTTGCCGGTCATGACGGCCATGGTCGGGTCGAGCGAGCCGGCGCCGATGGCCAGGAAGTCTTCCTTCGACAGGGTCATGGTCAGGTCGGCCGGACCATCGTCGTTCGACACCGAACCGCCGTCGATCAGGATGACGCCTTCGCCTTTCAGGTCGAACTTCAGGCTCTTGCCCAGGCCGCTGTCGTCGCCCACGGCGGTTTTGATCTTGTCGGTGATTTCCTGCAACGTGGCCATAAACGCTGTCTCCCTCTTTTCTGCGCTCTAGCGTTCTGCGCGTGAAAACTTGGGCGCCACCCTGGCCGGAGCCGGGCCGCAAGTAAACACCGTTCAGACGCTCTCCACGCTATTTTTTGCTCTGGATGAAGCCTACGCGCGCAGGGGTTCCCGACAGCCTGACGCGGGTCGCGCCCTTGAAGTCGGCCAGGCGCAGGATCGGCGTCTTGCCCGAGAGCGGCAGGGGCTGGGCCTTGCCATCGGCGCCGACCACCACGCCGCTCGCCGCGCCCTGGAAGCCGAAGCCGGTCATCTTCGGAGCCAGCATGGCCATGGGCCCGGCCGCCTTGCCGATGACGCCGTTGGTCGAGTCGAGCACCGCCTTCAGCTCTGCGACCTCGTACTCGGCGGCGGGCTTGAGGACCGGTTCGATGATCATGGTCGAGCCGAACTTGCCGTCGGCCGAGGCCTCGAACTCGATCTTCGCCCCGCCCTGCAGCTGGGCCAGGGTCGGCAGGCGCTCGAAGCGGCCGTCACCGCCGATCGGCAACGGCGTACGCGCGCCACTGGCTTCGATCAGGGTCGCCTTGAGGCCCGCGGCCGGCTTGCCGTCGCGGCTCAGGGCGTAGGCGACCCGGGTGCGCGAACGTTCCTGGGCCGGCACCTTGAGGAAGTTCTCCAGATAGGCGAACACCTTGTCGGCCGGCGCGACCTTGTTGCCCTGGGCCAGGGCCGCCGTGCCGGCGACCAGGGTCAGGACGGCGGCGACGAGCGCGCGGCGCGCGACGCGGGCGCTCATTTCGGCTTCACGAACTTGAGGGTCATACGGTCGCTCTCCCCAATGGCGTCGTACTTGGCGTGGTCGAAATCGGGCTCGGCCGGCTCGCCGCGCGGCGCCGACAGGCGCGTGGGCGGCAGGGTCCAGACACCGAACGGATGGTCCTTGGTGTCCTTGGGGTTGGCGTTGATCTCGCTGGATCCCGCCAGGACGAAGCCGGCCTCCTTGGCCAGCTGCTCGACATAGGCCTGCTGCACGTAGCCGTCGGCGGCCAGAACATCCTGCACCCGGCCAGGCTCGCCCCGATGCTCCTCGACGCCGAGGATACCGCCCGGCTTCAGCGCCGCCAGGGCGTCCTTGAAGGCCTTCTCGGCGATGCCGCCGGCCATCCAGTTGTGCAGGTTGCGCAGGAACAGCACGCGGTCGACGCTGCCGGCCGGCGCCACGGGGCCGCTGCCGCGCCCGAAGGTGGTGATGTCGACCTTGCCGTAGAGCTTGGGCTTGGCCTCCAGCTTGCGGCGATAGGCGGCGACGATCTCGGCGGCGGCGGGATCGGCCGGGTCGGCTTCCAGCACCGCCTCGTAGAGCTTGCCGCCGGTGGAGGCGAGGAACGGCGCCAGGATGTCGGTGTACCAACCCGCGCCGGGCCAGAACTCGACCACCGTCTGGCCGGGCCGGATTTCCCAGAACTCAAGGCTCTGCACCGGATGGCGCCAGGCGTCGCGGGCCTTGTCGGCGCTGGTGCGCCAATCGCCGGCCACGGCGCCGGCCAGGGTGGAGGCCCCGCCCTTGGCCGCGGCGGCGGGCTTGGCCGCCTCGGCCTTGGCGGCCGGTTCGTCCTTCTTGCGGCCGCAGCCGACGAGGCCCGCCGCGGCGGCGGCGACAAGCAGGCCGCGGCGCGACCAGGAAGAAACTGGGTCCATCGATCCCCCGTTACGCATGGATCCCAGCCTAGACCGCGACCTTGACCAAAACTGGCCCTTGGGCCGTCACCAGGCGCGACCTCACGCGGGCTTCTTGAAGCGCAGGGTCATGCGGTCGCTTTCGCCGATGGCGTCGTACTTGGCGCGATCGAAGTTCGGATCGGCCGGCTGGCCCGACGGCGCCGACTGGCGGGTGGGCGGCAGGGTCCAGACGCCGAAGGGGTGATCCTTGGTGTCCTTGGGGTTGGCGTTGATCTCGGACTTGGCGTCGAGCTTGAAGCCGGCCTTCTCGGCGATGGCCACGACGGTCGAGGTGGCCATGTAGCCGCCGGCGCCGGGGCTCTTCTCGTCGGCCGGCTCGGCGCGGTGCTCCTCGATGGCCAGCACGCCGCCCGGCTTCAGCACGGCGAAGAAGTCGGCAAAGATCTTGTCGACCTCGCCCGGACGGCCGGTCCAGTTGTGGACGTTGCGGGCGGTCAAAACGAGGTCGGCCGAGCCCGGCGCGCCCAGCGGCGCGGCCACCGGTCCGAAGTCGACGAACTTGACCTTGCCGTACTTGGCCTCGTCGGCGAAGCGGGCCTCGAAGGCCGCGCGGCCCTTGCGGGCGCCTTCCGACAGCTTGGGATTGGCCAGGTCGGCGACGCCGGCGACGTAGGTCCCCTTGGTGGCCTTGGCGTAGGGCGCGAGGATCTCGGTCCAGTAGCCGCCGCCGGGCGAGACCTCGATCACGGTCTGGCCGGGCTTGAGCCCCCAGAACGCCAGGCTCTCGTAGGGATGACGAGCGCCGTCGCGGGCGACGCTGGCCGGCGTGCGGTCGGGCGAGGCGACGGCGGCCTTGAGGGCGGCGTCGGCGGCCAGGGCGCCGGCTGTGGGAACGAGGGCCGCTGCGGCGGCGAGGATCAGCAGGTGGCGGCGGGCGGGCATGGTCTGTCTCCGTCGTCGTCGAGGTGACGGACCTTAACCTTGGGTGGCGTCCGATCAAGCGATTCCGGCCCATCGAGGCCACGCTTCGCGCCGGCGCCTCCGAAGCCGTTGCATTCAAAAACGTCGCACCCCTTGAAGTCGAAAAACGGCCTCCCAACTATTCAACCGAAGGCGCTGGACAGCCGGGCCTTCCGGATCACAGACGAGGCCGATTTCGGGTCGTCGAAGGTTCGAACACTGACTGCAACCTTGCTTGAGAAGAAGGTTCTACACTTATGCGTACGATCGATCTTTCGCCCCTGTACCGTTCGCTTGTCGGCTTCGACCGCCTGGCCGCGCAACTCGACGCCGCCGCCAAGACCGAAGCCGCCTCGGGCTATCCGCCCTACAACATCGAGCGCACCGACGAGAACACCTACCGCATCGAGATCGCCGTCGCCGGCTTCAAGCCGGAAGAACTGTCGATCGAGGCCAAGGAAGGCCTGCTGACCGTCTCGGGCCGCAAGGCGGCCAACGACGAGACCAAGCGCTACCTGCATCGCGGCCTCGCCGAGCGCAATTTCGACCGCCGCTTCCAGTTGGCCGACTACGTGGTGGTGACCGACGCGGCCCTGGCCGACGGCCTGCTGACCATCGCGCTGAAGCGCGAGCTGCCCGAAGCCCTCAAGCCCCGGACCATCCCGATCAGCACGGGCGCCGTCGCCGCCGACGGCGACGCCTCCACCCTGATCGAGGGCGAAAAGGCCGCCTAAGGGCGACCGATCGCTTTCTTCCCTTCTGAATTCCCCTCCGACTTTCGGGCGGCGCGACCTCGCGCCGCCCTTTTTTACGTCTGCACCGGCTCTGCACGACGAGCGGTCGGACCGTGCACGCCCGCGCCGCCGGGGCTGCAAGCGCCCCGCCTAACCAGAAGGCTCCGACACAGGGAGCCCTTCCGATGCCCGCCCTTCGATCGCCGTCCGCCGCGCCGTTCTGGATGAAGCCCGTGGCGGCCGCCGTGCTGGCGCTGGCGGCCGACCAGCTGCTCTACCGGCAGGCGGCGGGCGCGAACCTGGGCCTGGTGTTCCTGCTGGCGACCTTGGCCGTCGCCCTTGCCGCCCCCACGTCGCGCAAGGCCTGGCCGGCCCTGCTGCTGGCGGCCGCTTTCGCCGCTCTGATGATCGAGGCGCCGGGAAGGCTGGCCCTGGTGTTCTGCGTGCTGAGCCTGGGCGTCGCGGCGCTGTCGGCCCGCGCCGGCGCCCGCGACGACGCCTGGCGCTGGGCCCAAAGGCTGGGGTTCTGGCTGGCCATGGCCCTGGTGGCGCCGATCCTCGACTTTCTGGCCCTGCGCAAGCATCGCACGGCGAGCGGCGACCTCGTGCTGCGCCGCCTTCCGGTACTGGTGCTGCCGGTGGTCGGCGGCATGGTGTTCGTGGCGCTGTTCACCGCCGCCAATCCGGTGATCGCCCAGGCGCTGGGCCAGATGCGCCTGCCGCTGTTCGACCCCGCCCGGCTGGTCTTCGCCGGACTGGTGGGCGTCTGCGCCTGGGCCCTGCTGCGCCCGCGCTTTCTCAGAACGACGCAGGGCCTGCCCGCCGGCTCCGGCGCGCCCCTGCCGGGCGTCAGCGTCGCCTCGGTCGGCCTGTCGCTGGTGGTGTTCAACGCCCTGTTCGCCCTGCAGAACGGCCTGGACGTCGCCTTCCTGTGGTCGCGCGCGCCCCTGCCCGAGGGCGTGACCCTGGCCGAATATGCCCATCGCGGCGCCTATCCCCTGATCGCCACGGCGCTGCTGGCCGGCCTGTTCGTGCTGGTCGCCCTGGCGCCGGGATCGGCCACGGCCCGCTCGACCTGGCTGAGGCGACTGGTGGTGCTGTGGGTGGCGCAGAACCTGTTCCTGGTGGCCTCGTCGATCCTGCGCACGGCGGACTATATCGACGCCTACGGCCTGACCCGCCTGCGGATCGCCGCCCTGATCTGGATGGCGCTGGTGGGCGTGGGCCTGGCCCTGATCTGCTGGCGGATGCTGCGGGGCAAGAGCGGCGCGTGGCTGGTCAACGCCAACGTCCTCGCCGCCGGCGTCGTGCTGGCCGCGTGCGCCGTGATCGATCTGGGCGCCGTCGCGGCGGACTGGAACAGCCGCCACGCCAGGGACGTGGGCGGGCGCGCCTCCGAACTCGACGTCTGCTACCTGGAGCGGCTGGGCGACTCTTCGGTCGTGGCGCTGAGCCGCCTGCGCGCCCGCCCCCTGCCCCAGCCCCTGGCAGCCCGCGCGGCCTGGTCGCGCACGCTGCTGCTGGAGGACCTCTCCAGGCGTCAGGCTGATTGGCGCAGCTGGACCTGGCGCGGCGAGCGGCGGCTGCGAGCGGCTCTGGCGCTGGGCCCCAGCGACCTCGTCGTCAGGGTGCCGGCCGGACTGGAAGACTGCGACGGCTATCCGATGACCAATCCGGGCCGCGTGGACCCGTCGACCCCGCCGCGGGCCGTTCCCCTGGTCCCAATCGCCCCGTTGACCTCCGACGTCGCAAGCGGAACATCTGCGCCATGACTCAGCCCATCCTGATCGTCGACGACGAGCCGCATATCCGCGAGCTGCTGGCCTTCGCCCTGGGCAAGGCCGGCTACGCCACGGTCGAGGCCGGCGACGGCGAGGCGGCGCTGGAGGCGATCGCTGCCCACAAGCCGGCCCTGGTGGTGCTGGACATCAACATGCCGCGCCTGAACGGACTGGACGTCTGTCGGCGGATCCGCGCCGAGGGCCAGTTGCCGGTGCTGCTGTTGTCGTCGCGCGACGACGAGATCGACCGGGTGCTGGGCATCGAACTGGGCGCCGACGACTACGTGGTCAAGCCGTTCAGCCCGCGCGAGGTGACCGCCCGGGTCAGCGCGATCCTGCGCCGCGCCAGCGCCGCCGCGCCGGTCGAGGAGCCCAAGCTGGTCAGCCACGGCCGCCTCAGCCTGGAGGCCGAGGCCTGGCGAGCCGCCTGGGGCGGCGAGGAGGCGACGCTGACCGTCACCGAGTTCGGCATCCTGTGGACCCTGGCCAGCGCCCCGCGCCGGGTGTTCAGCCGCGACGCCATCATCGACCGCCTGCGCGGGCCCGGCTTCGCGCTGACCGACCGCACCATCGACAGCCACGTGCGCAACCTGCGCGCCAAGTTCGCCAAGCTGGGCGGCGTCGACCTGATCGAGACCCGTCCGGGCGTCGGCTATCGCCTGGGTCCGTGCCAGGGCACGAGTCAGAGCGCCGGGGCGTGATCGCCGCGCTGGACGCCTGGAAGGACGCGGTGAAGCGGCGCTGGCCGGCGCTGCGGCTGCGCAGCATCCTGCTGGCGGTGCTGCTGTTCGCCGCCTCGATGCCCGCGATCGGCGGGGTGTTCCTGCGCAGCTACGAGAACACCCTGGTTCGCCAGACCGAGGCCGAGCTGGCCGCCCAGGGCGCGGCCCTGGCCGCGACGGCCGCGGCGCTGTGGCCCGGCGCCCCGCCGCCGGCCCCCGCGCCACGTCCGGATCCGGAAGATCCCTACTATTACCGGCCCGAGCGGCCGAGCATCGACCTGTCGGCCGCCCCCATCCTGCCCGAGCGTCCCTCGCCCGCCCCGGGCGCAGCG includes:
- a CDS encoding alpha/beta fold hydrolase, whose translation is MGEPAPLVSIPEAPVPDHGQAEWFSGADGATLRAALFSPPGQARGSVVVSPGRSEPIEKYYEVVYDLLARGFVVLVHDWRGQGLSHRMLPDRLKGHAAGFHDFVGDYQALLAAFEARLPKPWIALGHSMGGCLTSLVLAHGETRFSACVLSAPMLGLNTGGKPAAMARALAWLAARTPLRGDYVLGDVGDPFKHVFPQDALTHDAARYARHQAQIRACPDIALGGITWGWTDFAFSACSWLARSKGVEAVTIPVTIVGAGIDTRVLTSAQKAIAARIPKGRYVEIEDAFHEILIETDDRRARFWAAFDETVAGL
- a CDS encoding SCP2 sterol-binding domain-containing protein; translated protein: MATLQEITDKIKTAVGDDSGLGKSLKFDLKGEGVILIDGGSVSNDDGPADLTMTLSKEDFLAIGAGSLDPTMAVMTGKLKLSDMGAAMALQSKMAALFSKLR
- a CDS encoding class I SAM-dependent methyltransferase, with amino-acid sequence MDPVSSWSRRGLLVAAAAAGLVGCGRKKDEPAAKAEAAKPAAAAKGGASTLAGAVAGDWRTSADKARDAWRHPVQSLEFWEIRPGQTVVEFWPGAGWYTDILAPFLASTGGKLYEAVLEADPADPAAAEIVAAYRRKLEAKPKLYGKVDITTFGRGSGPVAPAGSVDRVLFLRNLHNWMAGGIAEKAFKDALAALKPGGILGVEEHRGEPGRVQDVLAADGYVQQAYVEQLAKEAGFVLAGSSEINANPKDTKDHPFGVWTLPPTRLSAPRGEPAEPDFDHAKYDAIGESDRMTLKFVKPK
- a CDS encoding class I SAM-dependent methyltransferase; the protein is MPARRHLLILAAAAALVPTAGALAADAALKAAVASPDRTPASVARDGARHPYESLAFWGLKPGQTVIEVSPGGGYWTEILAPYAKATKGTYVAGVADLANPKLSEGARKGRAAFEARFADEAKYGKVKFVDFGPVAAPLGAPGSADLVLTARNVHNWTGRPGEVDKIFADFFAVLKPGGVLAIEEHRAEPADEKSPGAGGYMATSTVVAIAEKAGFKLDAKSEINANPKDTKDHPFGVWTLPPTRQSAPSGQPADPNFDRAKYDAIGESDRMTLRFKKPA
- a CDS encoding Hsp20 family protein; translation: MRTIDLSPLYRSLVGFDRLAAQLDAAAKTEAASGYPPYNIERTDENTYRIEIAVAGFKPEELSIEAKEGLLTVSGRKAANDETKRYLHRGLAERNFDRRFQLADYVVVTDAALADGLLTIALKRELPEALKPRTIPISTGAVAADGDASTLIEGEKAA
- a CDS encoding DUF4173 domain-containing protein, which encodes MPALRSPSAAPFWMKPVAAAVLALAADQLLYRQAAGANLGLVFLLATLAVALAAPTSRKAWPALLLAAAFAALMIEAPGRLALVFCVLSLGVAALSARAGARDDAWRWAQRLGFWLAMALVAPILDFLALRKHRTASGDLVLRRLPVLVLPVVGGMVFVALFTAANPVIAQALGQMRLPLFDPARLVFAGLVGVCAWALLRPRFLRTTQGLPAGSGAPLPGVSVASVGLSLVVFNALFALQNGLDVAFLWSRAPLPEGVTLAEYAHRGAYPLIATALLAGLFVLVALAPGSATARSTWLRRLVVLWVAQNLFLVASSILRTADYIDAYGLTRLRIAALIWMALVGVGLALICWRMLRGKSGAWLVNANVLAAGVVLAACAVIDLGAVAADWNSRHARDVGGRASELDVCYLERLGDSSVVALSRLRARPLPQPLAARAAWSRTLLLEDLSRRQADWRSWTWRGERRLRAALALGPSDLVVRVPAGLEDCDGYPMTNPGRVDPSTPPRAVPLVPIAPLTSDVASGTSAP
- a CDS encoding response regulator transcription factor, coding for MTQPILIVDDEPHIRELLAFALGKAGYATVEAGDGEAALEAIAAHKPALVVLDINMPRLNGLDVCRRIRAEGQLPVLLLSSRDDEIDRVLGIELGADDYVVKPFSPREVTARVSAILRRASAAAPVEEPKLVSHGRLSLEAEAWRAAWGGEEATLTVTEFGILWTLASAPRRVFSRDAIIDRLRGPGFALTDRTIDSHVRNLRAKFAKLGGVDLIETRPGVGYRLGPCQGTSQSAGA